CCACAATGATAATTCAAATCATATTTGACAATATTCTATCAAGTGTGATGGATCTTAAATTCTCAAGTAGAGCAACTCAAGAATAACTACTAGATAGTGATATAACTAAAGAAATCAAGGAACacgtatattttttttgaagagaaggAACACGTATATATAATGCCAAAAGTAGAGAGATAATAGTCTAAAATTGAATTGTGTAACTCATTTCCCTTCCAATATTGTAACAATTGAAAGTGCATTtttagataatttttaaaattatcaacaaaaaataattaaattttaaacctAACTCATAAACAGTATACCCTAaacagtaaaaagtgaaccctaaatcaaacataaaatcAAAAATCCAAACTTGTGCACTGCACTTTCATATTGTGCAAAGTacaattttaatactttttaattttttttattagaataaattctccatcaatcaaataaaataaaatcttttttttttcaaatttgaggaaaaaattATCCAAAAATACCACTGAGCCAAACAGGACATACATAAAACTGATAAAAGCAGTGCGTGTGGGAAGTGCCTGGAATTGACTTTGCGTTGACTCATCATTAGGCATTGACAGAAAAGCTAGCCAACTAGCAAATTTGGGCCTAGCCCATTCGCTAGAGCTGACCAtccattataaatattgtattgtgaattataatatttttttttaatcatattattggtattttatattttgtcatcgacattttaaaattcatttaaattttgtcttcactcaataaataaaaaatctgaATTCTCTTCTGACCCTCGAACAACATACGGCATACAAGCTGATTAGCAGAATGCACCCAAAAAAGAGATTGTTAAATGTGAAGCTACCAAAAGTAAGTAGAAATCAACAATGGCTTTTAGAAAGTAAATGAAGATAGGAGAAATCAACAAAAGCGCAGCTTTCGGGAGGTGCGTATGGTAAGggcaaattatatttattattgatgttgcacttttcatctctttattaataaaatattaggaacaaaatttacaattttagtataactcagggacaAAAAATGCAacttcaataaaaatttaaggacaaaaagtgagcatgaTCAACACTCGgtgacgaattctacaattattctATAAATTAGGGACGGAAAGTGCAATATTTCCTTacattaatttgtatattttgaactaaattttatattataatattgatAATGTTCTTCCCGGGTGGCATACAAACTAGTAAATATAACGTGTATTACACTAGGATAGAGGGAGCAAGAATACTCATATGGTTgcaatacattattattatcatacatTGAGAATGAAGCTTCATGAGTTAATTTAAATGCAAATTAAAGCTCCCATACAATCAGCACTACGGGCTAATTGTAACGGCATAAAGATCTGATGGTTCATCATCCGCAACTACTGCAGAACAAGAAGGCTCCGCCCAACAATGCTTAATGGAATTTCTTATATATTCAAGCTCACTCGCTACTTCTTTCATTTTAGGCCTATCTTCTCCTTTGAGTTGAAGACATCTTTTCACAAGCTCTGCAATTCTTTGAAGTTGGTCCAGTGTCCCCTCCCTTACTAGTCTAGGCACAAGAATCTGAAACAGACGATTCTCATTCATGGATCGAACAAAAAAAGAGGACAAGTTTCGGTCTTCTTCACTCATATTTGGAGATACAGGTTTCCTTTCTGTTAGAAGCTCCGCTAAGACCACTCCAAAACTATATACATCGCTCTTTTCGGTCAGGCGACTGGTTTGGAAGTATTCTGGATCCAAATAACCGAGTGTTCCTTGGACTAGTGTTGCCACATGTGTACGATCCAAAGGAACAAACCTAGAAGCCCCGAAATCTGAGATCTTTGTTGTATAGTTTTCGTCAATCAATATGTTGGTTGACTTAACGTCCCTATGGATTATAGGCATGGATGTAGCTGAGTGAAGATAAGCGAGTGCACCCGCAGCTTCAATTGCAATTCTCAAACGATTTTCCCATGACAGCCAATTCGATCCACCAGCTTCACTATGGATGTGATGATATAGAGTTCCATTCGAGATATATTCATATACTAGCAAAGGAACTTCGGCTTCCAAGCAACACCCCAAGAATTTGACGACATGACGGTGATTGATCCGAGAAAGAATAACCACCTCATTGATGAACTGCTCAATTTGAGAGTCGTCCACTGTTTTTGATCTCTTAACTGCAACTTTGAGTTCATTAGGTAAGATTGCTTTAAACACAGTGCCATTACCACCTCGACCCAGAATCATGTCATGAGCATAGTTATTGGTAGCTTCCCTGAGCTCTTTTGCTGAATAAATTTTTGTCACGTCTGTTCCATCTCTACCTCCATCATTTGAGGTGATCTTTTGTTTTAGTAAAAAGCCACCATTTTGTTCAAAGAACTTTAGCCTCAGTTGAGCTCGATTTCTTTTCTTGATCGTATAGCACAGTGAAGTAGCTGTGGCAACCAAGACGAAAATTCCCAATCCTATCCctgagtttttaaaaaaattgacgaATTTTTGGGCAATAAGTAATATTACTTTAAAATATGAACAATGATAAGGGTGCTTGATGAAATGGAGTAAACATTAGTGACAATTTTGAAAAGTTGATTACCTATAAAGAATTTAAGCCATGGAAAAATTGACTTTTTATTCATGAGAAAGCAACCCTGACCATCTTTTTTACCATCGTCGTAGTACCCTTCCAAACAACTACAATTGTAGCCCCCTTGAACGTTAATGCATATCTGTTCACATGGATTCATCTCTGGATTTGCACATTCGTCAATATCTGTAGCATATAGTGTGGATTGATCTTCATATAGCTATTTTGTTAACCTCAACATTTTCAATGTAAAAAGTAATCTACTAACAATAAAAATACTTGTGTAGAGAATAGATATACAGGGGAGGTTTGaaaattagttgatagttgattgTGTTTACTATTTTGACCAATTGATAGTATTAGCTATGAAAAGtgttttgataaattaattgtttactcAGATTACATTTAAAATGATCAGGCATAAGTATATTGTGTTATTTACTTGACGTTTGACTTCTaatgatattaaaatataaattttaataaaaattgaataattataaATACTAATATAGTCAACCACTATTAATGGTAAATTggacttttaaaataaaaatgcattaAACTGAtattagtgttgcaaaaattccacCTAGGCAGCTATTAATCAGGGCCTAGGCGTTTGTTGgctgcctagcgtatcaccataattggtggtctaggcggcctaATCggcgcctagcgtatcaccataatcacTACTTACGCCGCCAAGGCGCTAACagcctaggcaccgactaggttgcctagtcggccgattagctattgtttccttcttttttaaatgGACTA
This region of Ipomoea triloba cultivar NCNSP0323 chromosome 15, ASM357664v1 genomic DNA includes:
- the LOC116007446 gene encoding putative wall-associated receptor kinase-like 16, which gives rise to MFLSATAIAQTTKFSKAAPIASPGCPSQCGNVTVPYPFGIGKGSGCAYDSGFEILCNTEINPPRAFLTIDILPTIVYDISDREIRIPSAGVATHCFNSTGALVRQYYSTWILSIQKYCHYSLSPANNLITVGCDDTLMISDGTNTTAGCTSRCTGAGQVPDNGTCSGIGCCQSPIPNGLRKDYDVSMVSAWNHTKAWPFNRCGHTFLGEASRFRFLGAADLSDPDFQQRVVDSVPLVLDWAIGNLRCEEAQNSSGYVCQVNSHCVDSETGLGGYRCNCNHGYEGNPYLSPGCTDIDECANPEMNPCEQICINVQGGYNCSCLEGYYDDGKKDGQGCFLMNKKSIFPWLKFFIGIGLGIFVLVATATSLCYTIKKRNRAQLRLKFFEQNGGFLLKQKITSNDGGRDGTDVTKIYSAKELREATNNYAHDMILGRGGNGTVFKAILPNELKVAVKRSKTVDDSQIEQFINEVVILSRINHRHVVKFLGCCLEAEVPLLVYEYISNGTLYHHIHSEAGGSNWLSWENRLRIAIEAAGALAYLHSATSMPIIHRDVKSTNILIDENYTTKISDFGASRFVPLDRTHVATLVQGTLGYLDPEYFQTSRLTEKSDVYSFGVVLAELLTERKPVSPNMSEEDRNLSSFFVRSMNENRLFQILVPRLVREGTLDQLQRIAELVKRCLQLKGEDRPKMKEVASELEYIRNSIKHCWAEPSCSAVVADDEPSDLYAVTISP